The Streptomyces sp. ALI-76-A nucleotide sequence GCGCGTCGAACGGAGCCTCGAACGGCGCTCCGAACGGCAAGAGCACCGAGGAACCCGGCGGGGAGCCGCTCGCGGAGCAGTCCGCCGAAGGCGAGGGACCGTTGGCCAAAGGAGAACCGGCCGCGGCTCCCGAACCCGTCGAGACTGCTGCGAAAGCACCCGCGAAGGAAGCGGCGGCGCAGGCCCCGGTGACCCGGGCGGCGGCGAAGTGAGCACTCCACAGCTGGTCGTGCACCACGACAAGGAGCTGATGGCCCAGGCCGCCGCGGCCCGCCTGATCACGAAGATCGTGGACGCGCAGGCCTCGCGCGGCTCGGCCTCCGTGGTCCTCACGGGCGGTCGCAACGGCAACGGCCTGCTCGCCGCTCTGGCCGCCGCGCCCGCCCGGGACGCCGTCGACTGGGGCCGCCTGGACCTGTGGTGGGGCGACGAGCGGTTCCTGCCGGAGGGCGACCCGGAACGCAATGCCACGCAGGCCCGCAAGGCCCTGCTGGACTCCGTGCCTCTGGACCCGAAGCGCGTGCACGCCATGCCCGCGTCGGACGGACCGTACGGCGCCGACGCCGACGCGGCGGCCGCCGGCTACGCCGAGGAACTGGCGAGGGCGGCGGACCCGGAGACCCACGGTGCCGTTCCGGCCTTCGACGTCCTGATGCTGGGCGTGGGCCCGGACACCCATGTGGCGTCCCTGTTCCCCGAGCTGCCGGCCGTGCGGGAGACCGAGCGCACGGTGGTCGGCGTGCACGGCGCCCCGAAGCCCCCGCCGACCCGCGTGACCCTCACCCTCCCGGCCATCCGCGCCGCCCGCGAGGTCTGGCTCCTGGCCGCCGGCGAGGACAAGGCGAGGGCCGCGGCGATCGCCCTGTCCGGCGCGGGCGAGATCCAGGCCCCGGCGGCGGGAGCCCAGGGCCGCACCCGCACCCTGTGGCTCCTGGACACGGCGGCGGCCTCCCAGCTGCCGCGGTCGCTGTATCCGGCGGCTTCGGCCTAGGTTCGCGGCGCACCTCGACGCCGGGTTCCCGCACAGAGCGGGACCCGGCGTCCTCGTTCAGAAGGGCATGTCCTTCCACTGGTCCGGCTCATCCCGGACCAGTGTCAGCAGCGAGCGGAAGACGGACGGGTCGAACAGCACGGCGTTGCTCACGGCCGGGATGCGCACGTCGTTGACCACCGCGGTGGGCGTGCCCGGACCCTCGGGTTCCTCGGCACCCCCGGCGCGTTCGTACGCCTTCTCGGACTCCGTCACGAAGGCGCGGTACTTCATGGTCCGGACGGCGGAGTCGAAGGCGGGCGTACGCAACCCCTCGACCTGCCCGGCCAGTTCGAGCAGATAGGCGTCGGTGTAGCCGTCGACGGCCTCTTCGGGCTGGTGAGCGTAGAGCACCTCGTGGTACTCGGCGAACTTGTCCTCTTCCAACGCGGCTCGCAGCGCGTTGACCGCCTTCTTGGAGCCGGTGCCGCCGACCCGGTCGTCGAGGAAGGACGCCAGGGTGTACTCGGTCTTCGCCTCCCGCCGGATGGTGGCCTGCCGCAGTTCCGGACCGCCCCCGGTAGTCTCGAACTCCTCGCAGACCGGACAGCGCGGGTCTTCGTACAGGTGGACCGTGACGGCCGCGTCCGGGTCGCCCACCGTGATGGTCACCCCGTCCGCACCGAGTTCCTCCGGCACCTCGTGGAGATCCTCGTACGCGACCCCGGGTCCCGGCCCCGCCTCGGCACCGGCCTCTTGACCACAGCCCGCCAGCACCGCCCCCACCACGACGGTTGCCGTCATCACGGCCGCGAGCCGTCCCCCACGCATCATGCGCACCTCTTGCCTCCCCAGGTTCAGCGCGCCCCTAGGGCATGCACACGTAAAACACACAACCGTTCCGCCCGGCGTCCAAGAGGCGGGCGGGCAGCGTACCCGCTCGCCTCCGGTGCGGGTCCCGTGCGGGTCCCTACTCCCGGTCGCGCAGTTCCCGGTAGGTCGCGACCAGCGCCGTCGTGGACGCGTCCAGGCCCGGCACCTCGGCGCCCTCGGTGAGGGCGGGTTCGACGCGCTTGGCGAGGACCTTGCCGAGTTCGACGCCCCACTGGTCGAAGGAGTCGATGTTCCAGATGGCGCCCTGGACGAACACCTTGTGCTCGTAGAGGGCGATCAGCTGGCCCAGGACGGAGGGGGTGAGTTCCTTCGCCAGGATCGTCGTCGTGGGGTGGTTGCCCTGGAACGTGCGGTGGGGCACCTGGGCTTCGGGCACGCCCTCCGCCCGGACCTCGTCCGCGGTCTTTCCGAAGGCGAGCGCCTGTCCCTGCGCGAACAGGTTCGCCATCAGCAGGTCGTGCTGGGCGGCCAGTTCGTCGTCCAGCTCGGCCACCGGGCGGGCGAAGCCGATGAAGTCCGCCGGGATGAGCTTGGTGCCCTGGTGGATCAACTGGTAGTAGGCGTGCTGCCCGTTGGTGCCGGGTGTGCCCCACACCACCGGGCCGGTCTGCCAGTCCACGGGGTCGCCGTCCCGGTCCACCGACTTGCCGTTGGACTCCATGTCCAGCTGTTGCAGGTAGGCGGTGAACTTGGACAGGTAGTGGCTGTAGGGCAGCACCGCGTGCGACTGGGCGCCGAAGAAGTTGCCGTACCAGACGCCCAGCAGGCCCAGCAGCAGCGGGGCGTTGTGCTCGGCGGGCGCGTTGCGGAAGTGCTCGTCGACGATCCGGAAACCGTCGAGCATCTCCAGGAAGCGGTCCGGGCCGATGGCGATCATCAGGGACAGGCCGATCGCCGAGTCGTAGGAGTAGCGGCCGCCGACCCAGTCCCAGAACTCAAACATGTTCGCCGTGTCGATGCCGAAGTCCGCCACCTTCGCGGCGTTCGTCGACAGCGCCACGAAGTGCTTCGCCACCGCCTTGTCCTCGCCGAGCCCGCCGGGTCCGGCCAGCAGCCACGAACGCGCCGAGGTGGCGTTCGTGATCGTCTCGATCGTGGTGAAGGTCTTGGACGCGACGATGAACAGGGTCTCCGCCGGGTCCAGGTCGCGGACGGCCTCGTGCAGGTCGGCGCCGTCCACGTTCGACACGAACCGGACCGTCAGCGACCGGTCGGTGTACGCGCGCAGCGCCTCGTACGCCATCGCCGGGCCCAGGTCGGAGCCGCCGATACCGATGTTGACGACGTTGCGGATGCGCTTGCCGGTGTGGCCGGTCCACTCACCCGAGCGGACCCGCCGGGCGAAGTCGCCCATCCGGTCCAGCACGGCGTGCACCTGCGGGACCACGTTCTCCCCGTCGACCTCGACCACCGCGTTCGCGGGGGCGCGCAGCGCGGTGTGCAGCACCGCCCGGTCCTCGGTCGTGTTGATCCGCTCACCCCGGAACATGGCGTCCCGCAACCCGAACACGCCGGTCGCGGCGGCCAGTTCCTGGAGCAGCCGCAGCGTCTCGTCGGTCACCAGGTGCTTGGACCAGTCGACGTACAGGTCACCCACCCGCACCGTGTATCCGGTGCCGCGCCCCGGGTCGGCGGCGAACAGCTCGCGCAGGCGCACCTCCCCGAGTTCCTCGCGGTGCTTCGCCAGAGCGGTCCACTCCGGCGTCCGGTTGAGCCTGGTACGGCCGTCTGCGTTCATGTCGGGCTTCAGCCTTCTTTCCTACCTGTCCCTGTGCCCCACTGCCGGTTCCAACCTAGTGCCGTGGCAGGCGACGTTCGCCCCGTCACGACGCCCGACACGCCCTCTCGCCGCACCGGCCGAAAGCCCAAGTACATCCAGTACGAGGGCTTCCGGCCGGCACGCCGAGAGCACGCACCGGACGCCGCTCCTTGACGGGCAAACGTTGCCTGCCGCGGCACTAGTTGATCACCGCGGGGCATGAGCTGTCGTGGCGTCGTCGTCGGACGCACCCACACGCACGTCCGTCGTGAGCACGGGTATCAGCGCGATGACGGACAGGACGAAGAAACCGGCGGCGAGCAGGGCCGGGGTGTTCAGCCCCCAGGCGGTGGCCATCACACCGCCCAGCAGGGCCCCCAGGGGTGCTCCGGCGACCGCCAGGGTCCGGAAGGCGGCGCTGACCCGGCCCAGCATCTCGGCGGGGCCGCGCTCCTGCGTCAGCGTCCTGGTGTTGACGTTCCACACGCTGCCCATACACCCGAAGACGGCCATGGCGGCCACGAGCGCGACGGGGCTGCGGACCGTGCCCATGACCACCAGCGCACCGATCTGCGCCGTCCCCGCGTACAGCACCGCGCGCACCCGCCCGAGGCGGACGACCAAACGGCCGCTCACCACTCCCCCGGCCAGGCCGCCGACCGTGTACGCGGTCAGGGCCGCCGCGTACCCCGCCGTGCCGGCGTCCAGCCAGCCGGTCACCAGGAGCACCAGGCCGGCGATGAGAGCGCCGACGCCGACGTTGCACAGAGCCGTGGCGGCGCACAGTCCGCGCAGTGCCCGGTCGCGGCCCAGAGCGCGCAGCCCCTCGGCGATCTCGCGGCGCAGGGTGCTGCCCGCCGGTCTCGGCTTACGCTCGGGCACCGCGGTCCGCAGCGAGGCGACCAGGGCGGCGGCCACCAGGAACGTCACGGCGTCGGCCGCGAAGGGCGCGGCGGCGCCGGCCATCAGCAGCAGCGGTACCACCGGGGCGCCCAGCAGGCCGCCCGCGATCTGCTGGCCGGTCATCAGGCGCGCGTTCGCGCTGCCCAGCGCCTCGCGGTCGACCATGGCGGGCAACAGGGCGGTGGAGGCGTTGTCGAAGAGGGTCTGGAGGGTGGTCAGGGCGAAGGCCAGCGCGAACAGCAGGCCGATCGAGGCGTGCCCGAGGGCGACGGCCACCGCGAAGCAGGCGACCAGCAGCCCGCGGACCGCGTCCACCGTCCACATGGCGCGCCGCTGGTCCACCCGGTCGGCGACGGCCCCGCCGAGCAGGCCGAAGACGAGCCAGGGCAGATACCCGCAGGCGGTGACCGCAGCGACGAGCAGCGGCCGGTCGGTCAGTGTCGCGGCGAGCAGGGGCAGCGCGGAACTCCGCAGCGCGTCACCGAAGCTGGAGAGCACGGCGGCACTCCACAGGCGTCCGAATCCCCCGCGCCACGCGGGCACACGCCCGCCCGCCGTCTCGACCGCTGCCACCCGTCCCCCTCACGATGCGCCGATACACACACCGTAGAAGGCACCACTGACAATC carries:
- the pgl gene encoding 6-phosphogluconolactonase translates to MSTPQLVVHHDKELMAQAAAARLITKIVDAQASRGSASVVLTGGRNGNGLLAALAAAPARDAVDWGRLDLWWGDERFLPEGDPERNATQARKALLDSVPLDPKRVHAMPASDGPYGADADAAAAGYAEELARAADPETHGAVPAFDVLMLGVGPDTHVASLFPELPAVRETERTVVGVHGAPKPPPTRVTLTLPAIRAAREVWLLAAGEDKARAAAIALSGAGEIQAPAAGAQGRTRTLWLLDTAAASQLPRSLYPAASA
- a CDS encoding thioredoxin domain-containing protein; amino-acid sequence: MMRGGRLAAVMTATVVVGAVLAGCGQEAGAEAGPGPGVAYEDLHEVPEELGADGVTITVGDPDAAVTVHLYEDPRCPVCEEFETTGGGPELRQATIRREAKTEYTLASFLDDRVGGTGSKKAVNALRAALEEDKFAEYHEVLYAHQPEEAVDGYTDAYLLELAGQVEGLRTPAFDSAVRTMKYRAFVTESEKAYERAGGAEEPEGPGTPTAVVNDVRIPAVSNAVLFDPSVFRSLLTLVRDEPDQWKDMPF
- the pgi gene encoding glucose-6-phosphate isomerase encodes the protein MNADGRTRLNRTPEWTALAKHREELGEVRLRELFAADPGRGTGYTVRVGDLYVDWSKHLVTDETLRLLQELAAATGVFGLRDAMFRGERINTTEDRAVLHTALRAPANAVVEVDGENVVPQVHAVLDRMGDFARRVRSGEWTGHTGKRIRNVVNIGIGGSDLGPAMAYEALRAYTDRSLTVRFVSNVDGADLHEAVRDLDPAETLFIVASKTFTTIETITNATSARSWLLAGPGGLGEDKAVAKHFVALSTNAAKVADFGIDTANMFEFWDWVGGRYSYDSAIGLSLMIAIGPDRFLEMLDGFRIVDEHFRNAPAEHNAPLLLGLLGVWYGNFFGAQSHAVLPYSHYLSKFTAYLQQLDMESNGKSVDRDGDPVDWQTGPVVWGTPGTNGQHAYYQLIHQGTKLIPADFIGFARPVAELDDELAAQHDLLMANLFAQGQALAFGKTADEVRAEGVPEAQVPHRTFQGNHPTTTILAKELTPSVLGQLIALYEHKVFVQGAIWNIDSFDQWGVELGKVLAKRVEPALTEGAEVPGLDASTTALVATYRELRDRE
- a CDS encoding MFS transporter — encoded protein: MAAVETAGGRVPAWRGGFGRLWSAAVLSSFGDALRSSALPLLAATLTDRPLLVAAVTACGYLPWLVFGLLGGAVADRVDQRRAMWTVDAVRGLLVACFAVAVALGHASIGLLFALAFALTTLQTLFDNASTALLPAMVDREALGSANARLMTGQQIAGGLLGAPVVPLLLMAGAAAPFAADAVTFLVAAALVASLRTAVPERKPRPAGSTLRREIAEGLRALGRDRALRGLCAATALCNVGVGALIAGLVLLVTGWLDAGTAGYAAALTAYTVGGLAGGVVSGRLVVRLGRVRAVLYAGTAQIGALVVMGTVRSPVALVAAMAVFGCMGSVWNVNTRTLTQERGPAEMLGRVSAAFRTLAVAGAPLGALLGGVMATAWGLNTPALLAAGFFVLSVIALIPVLTTDVRVGASDDDATTAHAPR